A window from Dioscorea cayenensis subsp. rotundata cultivar TDr96_F1 chromosome 10, TDr96_F1_v2_PseudoChromosome.rev07_lg8_w22 25.fasta, whole genome shotgun sequence encodes these proteins:
- the LOC120270181 gene encoding probable WRKY transcription factor 75, with translation MDNYAMLFPTQPSSSYHSMLSNTTTQLFANLSSNMTCSNNSNTSATKSPNGLIFESKELGEKASKKKGEKKVRRPRYAFQTRSQVDILDDGYRWRKYGQKAVKNNKFPRSYYRCTHQGCNVKKQVQRLSKDEAVVVTTYEGMHTHPIEKSNDNFEHILNQMQIYRSC, from the exons ATGGATAACTATGCCATGTTGTTCCCTACTCAACCATCATCTTCGTATCATAGCATGCTTAGCAATACAACCACCCAACTCTTTGCCAACTTATCATCAAATATGACTTGTAGTAATAATAGCAATACTAGTGCTACAAAGTCACCAAATGGTTTGATATTTGAAAGCAAAGAATTGGGAGAGAAGGCAAGCAAGAAGAAAGGTGAGAAGAAGGTAAGGAGACCTCGTTATGCTTTTCAAACAAGAAGCCAAGTTGATATTCTTGATGATGGTTATAGATGGAGGAAGTATGGCCAAAAAGCTGTTAAGAATAACAAGTTCCCAAG AAGCTATTATAGGTGCACACATCAAGGATGCAATGTAAAGAAGCAAGTGCAACGTTTATCAAAAGATGAAGCTGTTGTAGTGACAACATATGAAGGAATGCACACACATCCCATTGAGAAGTCCAATGACAACTTTGAGCATATCTTGAACCAAATGCAAATTTACAGAAGCTGCTAA